One Glycine soja cultivar W05 chromosome 2, ASM419377v2, whole genome shotgun sequence genomic region harbors:
- the LOC114401175 gene encoding heat stress transcription factor B-4b-like — MAFTLDRCEDSMVFTMESHKSVPAPFLTKTYQLVDDPHTDHIVSWGDDETTFVVRRPPEFARDLLPNYFKHNNFSSFVRQLNTYGFKKVAADRWEFANEYFRKGAKHLLCEIHRRKTPHHYQQHYHMHDQPPQLLQPDENMCWIDAPPLPSPKPGTDILAALSEDNQRLRRKNFMLLSELTHMKNLYNDIIYFIQNHVSPAASYDEQRSRSAILKMVELDSSPNVIRPTKSRIMEKSLVTNSSDEPNNSSVKLFGVPLCGKKRLHPGNLVQQE; from the exons ATGGCTTTCACACTAGACAGGTGTGAAGATAGCATGGTGTTCACTATGGAGTCTCACAAGTCAGTGCCTGCTCCCTTTCTGACAAAGACATACCAACTTGTTGATGACCCTCACACTGACCACATTGTGTCTTGGGGTGATGATGAAACTACATTTGTTGTGAGGAGGCCCCCAGAGTTTGCTAGAGATCTTCTTCCCAACTATTTCAAGCACAATAACTTCTCAAGCTTTGTTAGGCAGCTAAATACCTAT gGATTCAAGAAGGTAGCTGCTGATAGGTGGGAGTTTGCAAATGAATACTTCAGAAAAGGAGCAAAGCACCTTCTATGTGAAATCCACAGGAGGAAAACCCCTCACCACTATCAACAACACTACCACATGCATGACCAACCACCACAGCTTCTTCAGCCAGATGAAAACATGTGTTGGATTGATGCTCCTCCATTACCATCTCCTAAGCCAGGCACTGACATCTTAGCAGCACTTTCTGAGGACAACCAAAGACTGAGGAGAAAGAACTTCATGCTCTTATCAGAACTCACTCACATGAAGAACCTATACAATGACATCATATACTTCATCCAAAACCATGTAAGTCCTGCTGCTTCCTATGATGAACAAAGAAGCAGAAGTGCTATTCTGAAGATGGTGGAATTGGATTCATCACCAAATGTTATAAGACCAACTAAGAGCCGTATTATGGAGAAGTCTTTGGTGACTAATTCTAGTGATGAGCCTAATAATAGTTCTGTGAAGCTCTTTGGTGTTCCTCTTTGTGGCAAAAAGAGATTGCACCCAGGTAACCTTGTTCAACAAGAATAG